DNA from Quercus lobata isolate SW786 chromosome 1, ValleyOak3.0 Primary Assembly, whole genome shotgun sequence:
CACCATAATCATAATCTAAGACTTCCATATACTACCGTATATACTTAGGCAAATGGCCAAATGGTATTTAGATTTCTTGACCGTGTCTCGTGTACCATAATAGAACATGTTGCATTAACCTTAATTAGTGTtgtatataaaacaaaaaccattAAGGAGGGTTTTTGCATCCAGGTTAAAATGAGTAAACGATTGGTTTCTTTTATCTAGCATCCAGGAACCATTAATTTATAGGGGACAGCAATGGAGCCCAGTTTCATCAAATCTTAAGAATTTGGTTGGTAAGAGGATAGGAAAGAGAATGCGAggttgaaaaaaatgaaaagtgtaCTACTAGAGTCCACCAGGATATCCCCGAAAGGACTATTATATCTTTGTATTGAAttgttttaaataaaatcaatgaataAAATTGTCAAATCATCTATGTAAGATATTCTCTTAATTTCCTTTAATTTTGGAATATATGGATGGTGGACCTAGATATAAAAtaatatctctttcttttttccctttcactTTTCTACTCTaccaaacaaccaaacaagagaatatatctttttttcccttgaatatatcattttttttccttcaccgtttttatttttgcacttTTCTACCCAATCAAATATTGCTCTATATGTGTTGCGCCAGAAGTCTTGTAGCCTACACCTTTTAGTGTTTCCACAAAAACATCAAGGCTTAAATCTCCCCTCCCTCCCTCGTTGTtgctatcaaattatcaaaaataaattgctctacatgttctatataaaaataattgccTATATAATAATGATGTTTTATGAAGCCTAAATAAATACTGTATTTAATTGAGATGCAAATAGAAAAGCAAAAATGCACAACAGAACAAAATTAACGAAAGGGACAATGAGAAGCAATAGTAGATAagcaaaatttgggaatttctaGGTAGTGACAATATCATATTCAGttgtagccaaaaaaaaaaaaggccatcATGCTCAGTTTTCAAAAGCTTACAAAAGATCTATGACCTGGATAAGATGGCCCAAGATGCTCAGAGAGGGCCTATTAAGACACCAGTGAAGAACTAATATTGAAGTTCAccttcaagccaaaaaaaaaaaaaacaatgaaagttTAACTTGAGACTTCCCACACCTTCCCCTGCAAGCTGGGAATTAAGGTTGGTTGCAACACTTTATGTATATGACTCAGGATGttgattgaaaaagaaaaaagaaaaagggggaaGAAAACGCAGTGAAAACCTATAATTAAATCAATACCAATGACCAGGGTGATGTTCAAATTATGAAAGTGACACCCAAATTAAAGATGAATGAAGAGGAACAAAAACATCAGCAATGACCCAAATCCATAGGGAGCCTACCTATAATCATGACATGAATGAATATAATgccaatttcaagtttttttttttttttttttttttttttttttttttttttttttttttttttcacaatgtAACATTCTGGAACAAATGAAAAGTACCTATAGAGTCAAGCAGTCAACTAACAGTGAATATAGTCCAAACCTGAATTATACACCACAAAATGAGCATATATTAGAGTGGACTCACCAAAGTCTCAAATATAATTTGTGGATAAATCGTTATTGATAAACCTTTGAAATTCATCTAATTGATGGTTAGTTTCAGAAAAATGATACATTAAACAACCAATTATGATTATAGCCAGTAAAAATCTAGAGACAGAGcatcataataaaataactcCTTTAATGATTGAAGTTCATGGCCCCAGTCCCTTTTATGGCCAAGAACAGATTCAAGCAAAGCTTATGATAAATGGGAGGCCAAGGGAACAAGAAACTCACTCTAAAGATGCTctttataaaagataaaaataaagtcTTCTTGAGATGCTTTGGGTACATCAAAGAGAGATCTGACGTGAACAACATAATTTTTTCCACCAAACACGTGGCAAGACAGGTCCAAATTTGTTGGAAGATTTCTTTTCCTGATAAGTGCCAATTCTTTGGAAGATTATAAAATCTATGGCTTTcttgattttactttttagagGTATATGTACTATTTCACAGAAGCCCTACATGTCGCTGATAGAATGAGAAACTCTAAGGCTCTGCTGCTATGAAACAGCTCAGCCCATCACTTGAGTGTAATTGCAACTATAGGCTTTCTTCCCACTTCATGTGGCCAAACTCAACCATCAAAACaaggaaaaggcaaaaaaaaaaaaaaaaaaaaaaaaaaaaaaaaactataggtCAGGTGTATCTGCTAGGTTGAATGCACCATTGTAGCCACAATTTACACTCTGTAACACACTAACGACTATTTCAGGCTACTGTTCTTGATTTCATacattgataaattattttgttgaaagaGTTGAACAACATGATCAGagttcaaataaaaatgaatttaagAACTTCAAGAATGAACTGGACTGGAAAACCATTCCCTGGGCGTTGGCTTTAGGTGGTAAAAATGGATATGGTTTAAGTTACGTCTTTGTTAGAAACACCAAGAAAtgttagttgagttacaagTTACAGAGCTCTTGGCAGATATGGTTTAAGTTAAATTCACATCTTTTTCCTtccctttaaaatttttttttttttttatattttattttataagttttagaTCATATCTAAccaatatataaacacaaagTCAACAAACACTGCATATCGTAACTGACCAGAGTGCTAATAGGATACTAGAGAAAAtgactattctttaaaatatcACGAGGGCAAAAGGCTAGGATTACAATGTCAAACCATGTGAGAGGAAACTTGGGCTTAGGTGTTCCAAAAACATTTTGATCAATGATAGAGTCAACTTTCCCAAGTGAGCATCCTCTagtgattaaaatttaaatgtaaGATGCAGTACATAGCAATGCAACATGATAATGGTATTAATCAccaataaagaaaacaaaaattacaaagccAGAATAACAATGTTCAATAAACCATATTTCAGATGTGAAGTTCAACCAGATATTGTTGCTCACTTTGATTTATTTTAGCATTGAAGTTATCTAGCTGTTCTGCTCTCCAAAAACACCCCCCGcgcccccacccccacccccctccTCCACTTCCTTCACCCACCCCCAAATCATAATGCTTGAAAATAATACACAGCTGTGAAAGCTATTAAAGCAATTTTATTAATTACCTCACGAACAAGACACTAACAGGATGATCTCACAGTGTGGGGCTGTTTCCGTCTAAAGTCAGAAGCACTTTGTATAATTCTGGACGTCGATCACGAAATACTCCCCAGCCTTTTCTCTTGGACTTGATCTTATCCAGATTAAATTCTGCAAGCAGCAAAGCCTCCTCTTTATCATCAGCAGCTGAAATAATTTCTCCAGTAGGTCCTGTGATCAGTATAGATTCACATATATTTTGTATTAGCTACATATCCATGGACATGGCCCAATAACTTGAAGGTAATCTCAACTTTGCTAATATCATCAGACAAATAAACGGAATACCTGCTATAAAAGAGTTCCCGTAGAATGTAATCTCACTTTTTCCATGCTCTGTCTCAATTATCTCCTTTCCTATGCGATTTGAAGCTACTAGAGGTACCTGAATTCATCCAAAATAGATTAAATCCCTTGTGTGGTTGCATTTCAATAACAAACACCATATTTATCAATTGTGATCTGCACAATCACCAAAATCCCTCAACAGAAATCATcaaaaatacaacaacaacaacagcaaatAGATTATTTGCTCAACAAAAGACACATTTGCTTTGAAATGCATAATCTATCCATACGTATTGTTTTATGGTCATTTTTAGATTATTTAATCTCTAACGAGGCATGTACTGGAATGAGGACCAGACAAATAGACCAACCTAGAACCAACTACAGTAATTCTAAAGTTGGTATTCTACTAGGCTAAAGAACTTACCAAATTTGCCCCAGCATGCCCTTGCATTACCCGCTTCCAGTGATCACGAGAATCAAGACCCTGATCCTGAGGTTCAGAACCAATAGCAGTAGGATAAAACAATATCTCTGCACCTTGAAGAACCATAGCTCGGGCTGCCTCTGGAAACCACTGATCCCAACAAATTGCTGAAATTAATAGGCAATAGTAACTTTAGTTTTCCCCTATCCTGAATTCTGTCACAGATGAATTATTAGAACAAAAGAATTTGCTATATTGTTTGCTATTAGCATGGTTAAATAGCAAATCTGAAGCCTAAAGTGAACAAAATGAAGGTGTCTTTGCATGGCCCTATAATTACAAACATgcccaaaataattaaaaacagaaCTTTAAAAATTAGAGCATCTAAACTTCTTACCAATTCCAATCGTTGCAAACTTAGTCTGAAAAACCTGTTTACCAAAAGCATCAGGATTATTGTAAGTTGCACTGCTACCACAATCACCAACAGAATAGAAACTACCCAAGAATTAGATATAAGTTTAGATTATACTCCCCCCCATCCCTAATTAATACTCCACATTTCCCTTTTCAAGTGATACTATTACTCAGGGACAAAGGGAATACTAAGCACCCACCTTAAAGCCAGTATCTCCTggattgaaatagaatttttcttGGTAGCCTGCaggaaaaatttattatatattagcataaaaaaa
Protein-coding regions in this window:
- the LOC115979115 gene encoding N-carbamoylputrescine amidase; this translates as MEKGRKVVVSALQFSCTDDVSTNVATAERLVRAAHAKGANIILIQELFEGYYFCQAQREDYFQRAKPYKGHPTILRMQKLAKELGVVIPVSFFEEANNAHYNSVSIVDADGTDLGLYRKSHIPDGPGYQEKFYFNPGDTGFKVFQTKFATIGIAICWDQWFPEAARAMVLQGAEILFYPTAIGSEPQDQGLDSRDHWKRVMQGHAGANLVPLVASNRIGKEIIETEHGKSEITFYGNSFIAGPTGEIISAADDKEEALLLAEFNLDKIKSKRKGWGVFRDRRPELYKVLLTLDGNSPTL